The proteins below come from a single Hyperolius riggenbachi isolate aHypRig1 chromosome 8, aHypRig1.pri, whole genome shotgun sequence genomic window:
- the LOC137527292 gene encoding trichohyalin-like, whose protein sequence is MSRGETSCGKTSRGKTSQDMERQDIEGQDIERQDFERQDIARQDIERQDIEGQDIERQDKTSRGKTRHREARHREARLREAKHREARHREARRRKARHRETRHREERHREARHRKRRHRETRHRETRLREARHRKTRHRETRHREARRQEARRREARHREARHRKARHREARHREARQDIERQDIVRQDIEKQDKTSRGKTSRGKTRHREARHREARQDIARQDIARQDIARQDKTSRGNTSRGNTSRGKTLRGKTRHREARHRETRHREARHREGRHCEARHREARHREARHREARHREVRQDIARQDIERQDIERQDIERQDKTSRGKTSRDKTSRSKRRHREARHREARQDIERQDITRQDIARQDKTSRGNTSRGKTRDREARHREARHREARHREARQDIERQYIERQDKRSRGKTS, encoded by the exons ATGTCGCGAGGAGAGACGTCGTGCGGCAAGACGTCGCGAggcaagacgtcgcaagacatggagaggcaagacatcgaggggcaagacatcgagaggcaagacttcgagag gcaagacatcgcaagacaagacatcgagaggcaagacatcgaggggcaagacatcgagaggcaagacaagacatcgagaggcaagacaagacatcgagaggcaagacatcgagaggcaagacttcgagaggcaaaacatcgcgaggcaagacatcgagaggcaagacgtcgaaaggcaagacatcgagaaacaagacatcgagaggaaagacatcgagaggcaagacatcgcaagagaagacatcgagagacaagacatcgagagacaagacttcgagaggcaagacatcgcaagacaagacatcgagagacaagacatagagaggcaagacgtcaagaggcaagacgtcgagaggcaagacatagagaggcaagacatcgcaaggcaagacatcgagaggcaagacatcgagaagcaagacaagacatcgagaggcaagacatcgtgagacaagacatcgagaagcaagacaagacatcgagaggcaagacatcgagaggcaagacaagacatcgagaggcaagacatcgagaggcaaggcaagacatcgcgaggcaagacatcgcgaggcaagacatcgcgaggcaagacaagacatcgagaggcaatacATCGAGAGGCaatacatcgagaggcaagacattgagaggcaagacaagacatcgagaggcaagacatcgtgagacaagacatcgagaggcaagacatcgcgagggaaGACattgcgaggcaagacatcgagaggcaagacatcgcgaggcaagacatcgagaggcaagacatcgcgaggtaagacaagatatcgcaaggcaagacatcgagagacaagacatcgagagacaagacatcgagaggcaagacaagacatcgagaggcaagacatcgcgagacaagacatcgagaagcaagagaagacatcgagaggctagacatcgagaggcaagacaagacatcgagaggcaagacatcacgaggcaagacatcgcgaggcaagacaagacatcgagaggcaatacatcgagaggcaagacaagagatcgagaggcaagacatcgtgaggcaagacatcgagaggcaagacatcgcgaggcaagacaagacatcgagaggcaatacatcgagaggcaagacaagagatcgagaggcaagacatcgtga